The following are encoded together in the Glycine max cultivar Williams 82 chromosome 8, Glycine_max_v4.0, whole genome shotgun sequence genome:
- the LOC100801060 gene encoding sugar carrier protein C, whose translation MPAVGGISNGGGKEYPGSLTPFVTVTCIVAAMGGLIFGYDIGISGGVTSMDPFLLKFFPSVFRKKNSDKTVNQYCQYDSQTLTMFTSSLYLAALLSSLVASTVTRRFGRKLSMLFGGLLFLVGALINGFAQHVWMLIVGRILLGFGIGFANQSVPLYLSEMAPYKYRGALNIGFQLSITVGILVANVLNYFFAKIHGGWGWRLSLGGAMVPALIITIGSLVLPDTPNSMIERGDREKAKAQLRRVRGIDDVEEEFNDLVAASESSRKVEHPWRNLLQRKYRPHLTMAVLIPFFQQLTGINVIMFYAPVLFSSIGFKDDSALMSAVITGVVNVVATCVSIYGVDKWGRRALFLEGGVQMVICQAVVAAAIGAKFGIDGNPGDLPKWYAVVVVLFICIYVSAFAWSWGPLGWLVPSEIFPLEIRSAAQSINVSVNMFFTFLIAQVFLTMLCHMKFGLFIFFAFFVLIMTFFIYFFLPETKGIPIEEMNQVWKAHPFWSRFVENDDYGNGVEMGRGTAIKEV comes from the exons atgccTGCGGTAGGAGGTATTAGCAACGGAGGGGGCAAGGAGTACCCTGGAAGCCTCACTCCTTTTGTGACGGTAACATGTATAGTTGCAGCCATGGGTGGGTTAATCTTCGGTTACGATATCGGAATTTCAG GTGGGGTGACATCCATGGATCCGTTTCTGCTCAAGTTTTTCCCGTCGGTGTTCCGGAAGAAGAATTCCGACAAAACGGTGAACCAGTACTGTCAATACGACAGCCAGACACTGACGATGTTCACGTCGTCGCTGTATCTCGCCGCGTTGCTGTCGTCGTTGGTTGCCTCCACCGTCACACGTAGGTTCGGCCGAAAACTCTCCATGCTTTTCGGAGGCTTGCTTTTCCTCGTCGGTGCCCTTATCAACGGTTTTGCCCAACACGTGTGGATGCTCATCGTGGGTCGGATCTTGCTCGGGTTCGGTATCGGGTTTGCCAATCAG TCTGTGCCACTCTACCTATCTGAAATGGCTCCATACAAATATAGAGGAGCATTGAACATTGGCTTTCAATTGTCAATCACAGTTGGTATCCTCGTGGCCAATGTGTTGAACTACTTCTTTGCTAAAATCCATGGTGGCTGGGGATGGAGATTGAGTTTGGGAGGTGCTATGGTCCCTGCCCTTATAATCACAATAGGATCACTAGTCCTTCCGGACACTCCCAATTCCATGATTGAAAGGGGTGATCGTGAAAAGGCCAAGGCTCAGCTTCGGAGAGTTCGCGGCATCGACGATGTGGAAGAAGAGTTCAATGACCTTGTTGCAGCTAGTGAATCCTCCAGAAAAGTGGAGCACCCGTGGAGGAACTTGTTGCAAAGAAAGTACAGACCCCACCTCACCATGGCTGTGCTGATTCCATTCTTCCAGCAACTCACTGGAATCAATGTCATCATGTTTTACGCGCCGGTGTTGTTCAGCTCCATCGGGTTTAAGGATGATTCTGCTCTAATGTCAGCTGTGATCACTGGCGTTGTTAATGTTGTGGCAACTTGCGTCTCAATTTATGGTGTTGACAAGTGGGGTAGGAGAGCCCTTTTCCTTGAAGGTggagttcaaatggtcatttgCCAG GCTGTAGTTGCAGCTGCTATAGGAGCAAAGTTTGGAATTGATGGAAACCCTGGTGATTTGCCAAAATGGTATGCAGTTGTTGTGGTTCTCTTCATTTGCATTTACGTATCAGCATTTGCCTGGTCATGGGGTCCCCTAGGTTGGTTGGTGCCTAGTGAGATCTTTCCCTTGGAGATCCGTTCGGCTGCTCAAAGTATAAATGTGTCGGTGAACATGTTTTTCACTTTCTTGATTGCACAAGTCTTCTTGACAATGCTTTGCCACATGAAGTTCGGCTTGTTCATCTTCTTTGCCTTTTTCGTGTTGATCATGACATTCTTCATCTACTTCTTCTTGCCTGAAACCAAGGGCATTCCCATTGAAGAAATGAACCAGGTTTGGAAGGCACACCCCTTCTGGTCCAGATTCGTGGAGAATGATGATTATGGCAATGGTGTTGAGATGGGGAGGGGAACTGCTATCAAAGAAGTGTAG
- the LOC100801956 gene encoding putative vesicle-associated protein — protein MAVADPKPHSEPKVWNFFKLPFRHSATTNTTPSSANLHHLHHHHHNHHHNPNNNLPLEGSTSNTSNSVSSVARSLLPTRRRLKLDPSNKLYFPYEPGKQVRSAIRIKNTSKSNVAFKFQTTAPKSCFMRPPGAILAPGESIIATVFKFVEQPENNEKPEKTGLKFKIMSLKVKGLIDYVPELFDEQKDQVAVEQILRVVFLDPERPCPALEKLNRQLADADAALEARKKPAEDAGPKIIGEGLVIDEWKERRERYLAKQQGEVAVDSV, from the exons ATGGCCGTTGCTGACCCCAAGCCTCACTCCGAACCTAAGGTCTGGAATTTCTTCAAGCTTCCGTTCCGCCATTCCGCCACCACCAATACGACGCCGTCTTCCGCTAACCTTcaccatcttcatcatcatcaccataaCCATCACCACAACCCTAATAATAATCTCCCCCTCGAGGGTTCCACTTCCAACACCTCCAATTCCGTTTCCTCCGTTGCGAGATCGCTTCTCCCGACACGACGTCGTCTCAAGCTCGATCCCTCCAACAAGCTTTACTTCCCTT ATGAGCCGGGCAAACAGGTTAGGAGTGCCATCAGGATTAAAAACACCAGTAAATCTAATGTAGCTTTCAAG TTTCAAACAACAGCACCCAAAAGCTGTTTCATGCGTCCTCCTGGGGCTATCCTTGCACCTGGTGAGAGTATCATAGCAACAG TGTTCAAGTTTGTAGAGCAAccagaaaataatgaaaagccTGAAAAAACTggactcaaatttaaaatcatgagCTTGAAGGTGAAAGGATTAATTGATTACGTCCCTGAACTG TTTGATGAGCAGAAGGACCAAGTAGCAGTGGAGCAGATTTTGCGAGTTGTTTTTCTAGATCCAGAGCGTCCCTGTCCT GCTTTGGAAAAACTGAACCGACAGCTGGCTGATGCTGATGCTGCCCTTGAGGCACGCAAGAAACCTGCAGAAGATGCAGGTCCTAAAATTATCGGGGAAGGACTTGTCATAGACGAATGG AAAGAGAGGAGGGAAAGATACCTCGCAAAGCAGCAGGGTGAAGTGGCTGTAGATTCTGTATAG
- the LOC100810143 gene encoding transcription factor MYB102 — protein sequence MGRSPCCDKNGLKKGPWTPEEDQKLFDYIQKHGYGNWRVLPKNAGLQRCGKSCRLRWTNYLRPDIKRGRFTLEEEETIIQLHSILGNKWSAIATRLPGRTDNEIKNYWNTHIRKRLLRMGMDPVTHRPRLDLLDLSSILSSSLYGSTQMNIQRLLGTHTVVNPEVLKLASSLFPSQQRENINMCAQNCEENQLCDPQIQSQIPHDLAQEALPFTHAQLVESNTMNTYPSIFHESGFQQHYSQLSDLHYNGIDHKSYVPQLPSYDYPPMSESSTYNNSYNNSNQNFSYASVLSTPSSSPTPLNSNSTFVKGSSSTEDETESYVSSNNLLRFEIPDMLRMNEYSYN from the exons ATGGGTAGATCACCTTGTTGTGACAAAAATGGCCTCAAGAAAGGACCATGGACACCAGAAGAAGACCAGAAACTCTTTGATTACATTCAGAAACATGGGTACGGCAATTGGAGAGTACTCCCAAAGAATGCTG GTTTGCAAAGGTGCGGAAAAAGCTGTCGGCTTCGTTGGACAAACTATCTCCGACCAGATATAAAACGAGGTCGATTCACTTTGGAAGAGGAAGAGACCATAATACAACTACATAGCATTCTTGGCAACAA GTGGTCAGCTATTGCTACTCGCTTACCCGGAAGAACAGACAATGAAATCAAGAATTACTGGAACACCCACATTAGAAAAAGGCTTCTAAGGATGGGAATGGACCCTGTGACACATAGGCCAAGGCTTGATCTTTTGGACCTATCTTCCATCCTAAGTTCATCTCTCTATGGTTCAACACAAATGAACATCCAAAGACTTCTTGGCACTCACACGGTGGTGAACCCTGAGGTTCTAAAGTTGGCTTCATCACTCTTCCCCTCTCAGCAACGCGAAAACATCAACATGTGTGCACAAAATTGTGAAGAGAACCAGCTCTGTGACCCCCAAATTCAGAGCCAAATCCCTCATGACTTGGCTCAAGAAGCATTGCCTTTCACTCATGCACAGTTGGTTGAATCCAATACGATGAACACATACCCTTCAATTTTCCATGAATCTGGCTTCCAACAACATTATTCTCAACTAAGTGATTTGCATTACAACGGAATTGATCATAAAAGCTATGTTCCTCAATTACCAAGCTATGATTACCCTCCAATGTCTGAATCCTCAACTTATAACAATTCCTATAATAACAGCAACCAGAACTTCAGCTACGCTTCAGTTCTTTCAACGCCTTCTTCAAGTCCCACACCGTTGAATTCGAACTCGACGTTTGTCAAGGGGAGCAGCAGCACTGAGGATGAGACAGAAAGCTATGTCAGTAGCAACAACTTGTTGAGATTTGAAATCCCAGATATGCTACGTATGAATGAGTACtcatataattaa